Proteins encoded in a region of the Drosophila busckii strain San Diego stock center, stock number 13000-0081.31 chromosome 2L, ASM1175060v1, whole genome shotgun sequence genome:
- the LOC108603050 gene encoding endonuclease III-like protein 1, which yields MLKLFNVCVRMASTNKNKKSLSSKLAKQGRVIKPTSIIMKQELRDIEDLPGTASSLFSPIQTRHQRLIKKEPNVNLPAKRAAPKKDSKISKIKMGSATIIKCEVVPQSELMKDLIKVEPAAIKTELTEIKVKVEGNESPAPNEQWGEHLANIRLMRSIKPAPVDTLGCHQCADNNADEKTQRFQKLVALMLSSQTKDETTFEAMKRLKAHGCTPASIQEIPVADLEKLLHPVSFYKNKAKYLKQTSQLLLDKYAADIPDNIKELLKLPGVGPKMAHICMASAWQQITGIGVDTHVHRISNRLNWVKKPTKEPEQTRIQLESWLPHSLWAEVNHLLVGFGQTICTPVKPNCAECLNRYICPSSTAKKN from the exons atgttgaaattgtttaatgtttgtgTTAGAATGGcgtcaacaaataaaaataagaaatcaCTATCCAGCAAGTTGGCTAAACAGGGTAGAGTCATTAAGCCTACATCGATAATAATGAAGCAAGAACTAAGG GATATTGAAGACTTACCTGGCACTGCTTCATCTTTATTTTCCCCAATACAAACACGCCATCAACGTCTTATAAAAAAGGAACCAAATGTTAATTTGCCCGCCAAACGAGCAGCACCAAAAAAAGattcaaaaatttcaaagaTAAAGATGGGCTCAGCTACAATTATAAAATGTGAAGTTGTGCCTCAGAGCGAGCTAATGAAGGACCTAATTAAAGTAGAGCCCGCTGCAATAAAAACTGAGCTAACAGAGATTAAAGTCAAAGTTGAAGGAAATGAATCTCCTGCTCCAAACGAGCAGTGGGGCGAGCATCTTGCAAATATACGTTTAATGCGCTCCATAAAGCCAGCACCAGTGGATACACTCGGTTGTCATCAATGTGCCGACAACAATGCTGATGAAAAG ACGCAACGATTTCAAAAATTGGTGGCGCTAATGTTGTCTAGCCAGACAAAAGATGAAACGACTTTTGAGGCTATGAAACGTTTAAAGGCACACGGTTGTACGCCTGCGAGCATACAAGAAATTCCAGTTGCTGATTTGGAGAAATTGCTGCATCCCGTATCCTTTTACAAA aATAAAGCCAAGTATTTGAAGCAAACCTCACAGTTACTTTTGGATAAATATGCTGCAGATATTCCAGATAATATAAAGGAATTGCTAAAACTGCCAGGCGTTGGTCCTAAAATGGCGCATATATGCATGGCTTCAGCTTGGCAGCAGATCACAGGCATCGGCGTGGATACTCATGTGCATCGCATTTCCAATCGTCTTAACTGGGTGAAGAAACCAACTAAGGAACCGGAGCAAACGCGCATACAACTGGAGAGCTGGTTGCCACACAGTCTTTGGGCCGAGGTTAATCATTTATTAGTGGGCTTTGGTCAGACCATTTGCACGCCCGTAAAGCCCAATTGCGCCGAATGCcttaatagatatatatgtcCATCATCTACAGCtaagaaaaactaa